Genomic segment of bacterium:
CAGAAATCGTCCCGCAGCCTCGCGACCAGTACGGGAGCCTCGCTGGTCACGCTGGGTCAGCATGTCGGGAGTCTCCCGGACACACCGTCATGGGAAGCCCTGATTCTTGCCAATGCCCGTCGCCTCGCCGAGGGCCTGAAAGGAGATGCACGATGAGCCGACTTGTCTGGCCACTGGCCGGTATGCTGCTACTCGCACTTGGTTCGCTGGGCTGTGTTGATGGCGGTGAAGTTTCCATGCCATCGGACGCGGAGATGACTCAGATCACTGGTCGACTCCTGCTGGGTGGCGAGCACGACCACACCGCTGCCAGCGAGGATGACGACGATGATCACGATCACGACGACGACCATGACGAAGACGATGATCACGATCATGAGAACGCAGAGGGCGAGCCGCTGGCCGACTTCCCGGTCACCCTCATTGTGGGGGCGGCTGGCCGCGCCGGAGTGGCGACTTCCAATGCCGCAGGTCGCTTCGGCTTCGAAGTCCCCGCAGGGACCTATCACCTCGGGTTCCGGCTCCCGGCCAATCTCGGAGAGGGTGGCAGCCCGGAGACGCACTGGCTCCTGCGGGTCGAAGCCTCCGATGAGCCGGTCGGCCTGGAGATCATCATCACGCCCGAAACGGACGAAGCACACTGGCACATCACCGGACTGATCTTCGATGACGAAGACGGCGATGGGCTCCGGGGTGACGAGGAAGCCGTGCTGGAGACGCTCGATGCCGAAGTCCCCTTCGGCTCACGCCGGGACCTGGTCATAAATCCTGCAGACGATGAGTCTGCGGATGATGATGACGACGGGCATGGGCATGGGCATGGGCATTCCCACGGCTAGTCCAGGCGCAGTGAAAGCTGCATTGGTTGCAGAGAGTGTCCCTGTCGCCTTCCTGGTGGAGGCGGCAGGGACCGTCTGCGGCTACGGACGTCGTGTGGTCACTGCCCCTATGAACTTCACACTGGCTCTTGGTGGACGCCTTGTGATTGTCGGCCCCAACGGCGCCGGGAAGTCGACACTCCTGCGAGCGCTGCTGGGGCAGGCGGACATCCTCGCCGGGTCCCTCCTGCTGCGCCCCGGACTCAGAGTCGCCCTCGTGCCGCAGATGGAGCCTCCGAATCCTGCCCTCCCCACGACACTGGGTGAAGCCCTGCGGATTGCGGCGACCAATCCGGTTTCACAGGCGATGCTGCCGCAGGTGACTCAACAACTCGGCCTCGATGCATGGCTGAGCGTGCAGCTGCGTCATGCTTCGGGGGGACAGCGGCAGCGACTCTGGCTCGCCCGGGCGCTCATGCAGCAACCAGACCTGCTCCTGCTGGATGAGCCAACCTCCGGCCTGGATGCCGCCGCCCGTGAGGAGCTCGTGCAGGCGCTCCTGGCGCTCCCCCGCACCGTCGGAGTCCTCCTGGTGACGCATGACCCGACCTTGCCGCAACTGCTCGGGGCAGAGACATTGACCCTTGTTCCCGCGCTTCCGGAGCACCAGGCATGACATCGCTGCAGCTGTTGCTGGATCCGGGCTACCGGCTCCCACTGCTACTGGGTGGGGTGGTCGTGGTGGCCTTGAGTCAACTGGCGATTCTGTTAGTAGGGTCCCGCCTTCTGCTGACGGGGATCGCCCTGGCGCAGGCTGGGAGTGTGGGAGCTGCCTGCGGTCTCTTTATCCCTCTCCCTCCCACTTTCCTGGCGATGAGCAGTACGACCCTGGCTGCGGGATTCGTCGCCGTACTTCGACAGACCGAAACCGCTGCTGAAACCGGACTCCTGCTGCTCTATCTCGGCTGTGGTGTGGTGGCACAACTCCTGGCCGCGATGTCCGGGTCTGGAGACAGCCAGACACTCGAGCTGCTGAATGGGCAGCTCCTGCTGGCCACCGGAACCGATGTCCTCCTTGTACTTCTCGCGCTGCTCCTCTTAGGCGGGAGCCTCTGGCCAGTACGGCAGGGGCTCCTGCTCCTGCTGACGCAGCCCGATTTTGCTCATGCCAGCGGCCTGCCGGTGCGGTCACTGGAGCTCCGGATGCTGCTGGCCATCGGATTGGTGACCGGCGCTGCGTTTTCGGTGCTGGGGGTGCTCTGCACCACCGCAGCTCTCACCTGTCCCGGCCTGATCGCCCTCCGGCTGGCCCCTTCACTTCGTCAGTCGCCAGGGATCGCTGCACTGGCGGGACTGGTGGCTTATCTGCTGGGCGTGATCCTGGCGTTTGGGCTGGACTGGCCCACCGGACCTGCCATCGGCGGTGCGCTGGTCCTGCTCACCCTCGGGGCCTTTGGCGGCAGCTTCATCCGACGTCCCTGACAGGTACACTGCTTCCTGTGATCGCACGCCCCACCAGTTCTGGTCCCTCACCCGCTGCTGTCGGCTGGCCCTTTCTGCGGCTGACCATTTTCGCCACGACCGTCGGACTCGCCCTCACCGCCATGCTGCAGGCTGGTGCTCCCTGTCAGTTTGGATTACACGATGCCACTACCTGCGATCATCCCCACCATCAGCACGCTAATCCGACAGAACCTGAACTCGTACTGCTTGATTTTGAAGACTTCAAAGCGCTTCCCTATGCAGAAGGCATGATCCCCCAGGAAATGGCCGCCCTCGCCGGGCAGACAATTGGGATTGTCGGTTACATGATGCCGATGGACAGCAACACCGAGGTCCGCCACCTGTGGCTCGTGGAGAACTCCTTCGGCTGCTGTTTCGGCGAGCCCCCGTTGCCCTGGCATTTGATCGAAGTCCGGCTGGACCCGTCCATTCCAGCCCTCCCCTTCGAGCTGGCCCCGCTGAAAATTGAAGGCCCCCTCACCGTGAAAGAGCACTATGAGGGGGACGTGCTGGTGAGTGTGTACCAAGTGGTCGCGACCCGGGCAGACCTCCTGATGGACGAGCTCACCGGTGGCGAATGCCTCGCCTGCCCTGACCGGCATCCCCGTCCAGCCGCTGAGTAAGACGCTCACCCCTCCTAAGGCCGCCATTCAACCCCTCATGCCTCGTATAATGAGCCCCGGGACTTTGGCACTGGTGCTGCCATAGTCTGCACAGAAGTCACGCATTCATCCCGGACCCGGCCAGCCTGAGCGCTCCGGGGCAGGAGCGACCGTATGCCCAAGTTCCAGTTCGTCGTCCGTGATGCCTCCGGCAAGACACTGACGGGCAATCTCGCGATGAACAATCGCGAAGAGCTGGTTTCCCGGCTCAAGGAACAGGGCTACTACATCTCCAAGATCACGGAGGTAAAAGAGGGGTCGATTCTCACCAACATCGACACCGCCTTCGCCCGCCTGACCCCCATCAAGCTCAAGGACCTCTCGGTCCTCATGCGCCTCCTCTCGGTCATGATCAACGCTGGTTTGCCGATTTTGCGCTCACTCAAGATTGTCGAGAAGCAGACGGAAAACCTGCGACTGGTCGAAGTGGTTCAGTCAGTCCGCGACCATGTGGAAGAGGGGCATTCCCTCTCCTTCGCCATGGGCAAGCACCCGACAGTCTTCTCCACCCTGATCACCGCGATGGTGAAGGCTGGTGAGGAGTCGGGGTCGCTGGACATCGTCCTCGAACGTATCGCGAAGGACCTGGAGCGCGAAATCGAAATCCGCGCCAACATCCAGGCCGGGGTCCGTTACCCGGTCATTGTTATGTGCGCCGCCGCCCTCATCGTGGCCCTGGTCCTCTACTTCGTGGTGCCGCAATTCCAGGAGATCTTTGAGGACATGGACGCCAAGATGCCAGTCCCCACCATGATGCTGGTGGCGGCCTCTGAGATAGTCCGGAATTCCGCAATCTGGGTGTTGGTCGGTATCGGCATCATCGTGGCAGCGGTCAAAATGGGCCGGAAGATTCCCGTGATCGAGCGCCTCATGGACGCCGCTATTCTCAAGTTGCCGGTCATCGGGATGCTCCTGCGCAAAATCGCCCTCGCCCGTTTCAGCCGGACCCTGGCGATTCTCCTGAACTCCGGTGTCCCGATTCTGCGGGCCTTGTCGGTGGTGGAGCAGACGGTCGGGAACTCGGTCATCGCCGTTGCAGTAGCCGGTGCGAAGGAAGCGATTCGCGAGGGGGAGCGCATCGCGCCTCCCCTGGAAGAAACCGGGGAGTTCCCCCCCATGGTCGTGGACATGATCGCTGTGGGTGAAGAGACCGGCGCACTGGACACCATGCTCGCCAAGGTCTCCGACTTCTATGACCGTGAGGTCGACTACACCATCGATGCCTTCACCACCCTCATCGAGCCGATGCTCATCTGCTTCCTGGGGATCGTCATCGGGTTCATCGTCGTGGCCCTCTACATGCCGATGTTCTCCATCATCCAGACCCTCGGTGACAGCGCGGCTGGCGGCTCCGGAAACGAAGGGGTCGGCGATTAACCCGCCCCTGGCCTTGCACGGGCGCAGCCAGGCCCGCCGACAATGCAGTCAGGACCCGTTGCAAGACGGGTCCTCTGCGTACCTGAACCCGGCCATCCACTGGCATCTGACACGACCTGTCGCCGCGTTGATCCTCGGTGTCGGGCTCCTGTTGACCGGCTGTCGCGCCGCCCCCCCGCCAACCCTCTTCACGGAAGCCGATGCCGCCGCCCTGGCGAACCTCTGTGTCGCGCCCCCCTGTCCTGTCTCTTACTCCGGCGTGCTCTACCAGAGCGAGGGGCACCTGCGTCAGGTGCTGAGCCAGCGCCGATTCATCAGCGCCGCGGAGTACCTGCAGCTCCTGGCCGATCCGGCCCCCCAGCGTCTGAAGAACCGCGCTGCCCTGATCATCCTGGAGCACCGGGTCAGCCATGTCCCCAGCGGGATGCTGATCCTGTTGTTCGATCCCACCGCCTCACAGGACCTCCTCACCGTCGAGCGGATGTTTTCCAGCGAGCCGGGGCTCTCCTCACTCGATGCCGCCGCCACCTTCCCCATTCACTGGTATCGCGCCGATAACGAACCCGATTTCATTCAGGACTCGCTGCTGTACATGGATGTCGAGGTGCGGGCGCAGCTGGTCGACAGTCGGGGAGAGCCGCAGTATGTCTGGCGCTGGGGGCAACCGTGAGTGGAATCGAAGTGGTATATCGGGAGGGGGTCCCGGTCATTGAGTTGGCCTACGATGGCCTGCAGCGGATCCAGGATCGCGACGAGCGGACCGGCGACCTCCTCGCGGAGTACACCTACGTGCAAGGGCAATTGCATAAATGGCGCACGCCTTCGACGGAGCACTGGGTGTTCACTGAGCCCCAGGGCGGCTGGCCGCGTCATTTGTTCGATGACACCGGCGCGATGACCGACTCGTTCGACTTCGACTGGACCGGCCAGGAGCTCCTGCACCAGGGCACCACCGATGCGCCGATCGGCTGGGGCGGCGGCTGGGGGGGCCGGCATTGTGATGAGGCGTAACTTGGAACTCAAGCAGCTCGCTCAATACTCTCGCCGACCGCCCTGTCTGCTTGAGGCACTCTTGTTGATCCTCGGACTCGGCTTCCTCTTCGTCCCACCAGCGCTCAGCGTCTACCATGGTCCAGCGCCGGACCGTAGTTCCCCATTTGTTCAGTGGCTCGCTCGCGATCTCGGCACGACTCCCAATAAGCTGACTGGACGTCGACTGCGGCAGCTCACAGCGCTACACATCCCCAATCTCGGCGAAGCGCTCAACTCCCTGGACGGCCTGGAACTCTGTTCCAACCTGGAGACGCTGACGATTGCAAGTCAGTTTGTCTGAACGCAAAGTGGCGATTGCGGCCTGGGTTGGGGGCCGGCTCCTGACCTTGCCCCGATTGGCGCGCTCACCAGACTGCGCCATCTCAGGCTCGAGGAAGTCGACCCAGCGCTCGCGGTCCATTTGGTTGACCTGAAGGCGTTGGAATCTCTCGCAGTTGCAACCTATGATTCGCTGGATTGGTCGACGATTCCAGCGCTGCCGCACTTGCGCAGCTTTACGTCATGTAGCCTTACCTTTCGTGCAACGCGTTGGGACGCACTCGATCGCTTTCCGGCACTCGAAGAATTGCGCTCCGAAGGTGCCGGGCTGATGATTGATGACATCCAGGCACTGGCTCAGGCGACGCCGCAGCTCAGGCGACTCGATCGTATGCACTGGCCCAAGCTCGAGGTGGAGTCGCTCCTTTTGCTCCCTGACCTGGAGCGTCTGGAATGGCAGTTCATGGATACGGAGACCGTCGGCCAGCAGGCTGTCCTTGCTCAGCTTCGTGAGCGCGGCGTGACGATCATCGATCCCTATGCGGGGTCACTGCGCTAACTCGTCATGCATGCGCTACGAACTGCTGATAGTGTGAGTGACTGACAGATCCTCTTCTCGATCATCTGGTTCAACCCGCCCTACTGCTTCGATGCCGGCGCTAGCTGGATCGAATGTCGCTACGATGCCGACAATCGGCTGGTCTGGGTGTGCCCCATCAGGGCTGATCAGACTCATGAGCAGCTTCACGATTCCCCCTCGGGCGAAGCATCGGCCCTTTCACCGCGCGGTGGACCGGACCACGCAATCACAAGCAAATCGCACCCACTGACAGTCCAGGGCTGATGCCGGCTCCCCGCCGGATACGACACATAGTCCCCGGCGTAATAGGTGCCATCCGGGTCCGCATAGTCCCCCGACAGAATCCAGGCTTCCTCCCCACCATAGTGCTGGTGCTCGGGAAAGACCGCCCCCGGCGCGCCCTGAATGCGACAAATGCTCCCCCCGTCAGGCAGACGCTTCAGGACCGCCAGCCGGGTCCCTGGCGACAGGGGACGCCAGACCAGATCAGCAGCGGACAGATGGAGAAGCGGCGGGGTCGACATGGCTGGAGGATACGCGCTCGCAGGCGCTGCAGGCTATCGCAATGTCATAGCATTGTTGCTAGGATGTTACAGCCGTGGCACCGGGCCACAGGCTGGCAGGCTCATGGAGGGATCCCCATGTCTGAGCACGAGCACGAGCTGCATCCCCGGCTGATCCAGGCCCATGTCGATTTCCACTCCGCCCCGCCGTACCGGGAGGCGATTCGGATGGTCGATGCCGGGCACTTTGCTTCGGCCATCCCCCCCTCGCATCGTTCAGGCGTCAAGAACTTCGTCGAACTGGCGCTGCTTCACTTCCATGATCTCGGCTTCCGGGAAGCGATGTCCGGGAGTGCTGGGGCTCCGGACGAAGCCTGGCAGCCTTTCGAAGAAGCGGAAGTCGGGGCAGTCCGGCAACGGCTGGAGGCGTTGCTGAATCGACTCACGGATGAGTTCCGCCGGATGCACCGCGAGATGGAGACGAAGTGGAAAGCCGCCGGTCCCCACGACCCCCGCAAGCAGCAGTACTTCCGCGACATGAACGAGCATCGGCGCAACCTCAGCAAAGTCCTCTCGCTCGACAAAACAACCTTCATTCTGAAAACACTCACGCTGGCGAAAGAGGGCTTTGAGCACGGCTGGGAGCGTGGCCTGGCGCTGCGGGCCGCCAACGACCGGAAGCAGCGGCTGGGCCTGCCAGTGGAGGAGATCACAGTGCCGGTCCGGCTCTTTGTCGACCCCTCTGATGACGCCGAAGCGCCCCTCGTGCATCCGGGCGACCTGCTCGGGGCCCCCCCGCCTCCGCCGGGACGAGGTCGCGAGTACCACTAGCTCGTTGCCCGGGCGTGCTCGGACTCAGCCCCCGCTCAGCGCCGCCAGCAGATGGATTTCGTCATCGGAACCGACAGGGGCTTGCAGGTCCCGGACCCGACTTCCCCGTAGATAGATGTTGATGTGCGGGCGCACCTGCTGGCGCTCATCCACGATGCGAAAGCGGAGGCCGGGATACTGCCGGTCGAGGTCCGCCAGGACCGCGCCCAGCGTCTCGCCGGTCGCCTCCACTTCCGCCCGCTGCGCCGTGTAATCGCGCAGGTGCGACGACAGACACACCCGCACTCTTACAGTACCTCGACGGCCAGCACCCGGGGAAGATGCTGGGCGATGCAGCGCCAGGTGAGACCCTCATCAGTACTCGCCCAGATTTCGCCACTGGTGGTGCCGAAGTAGACCCCGACCGACTCATGAGCGTCGGTTGCCAGGGCTTGGCGGAAAACAGTCAGCCAGCCGCGCTCCGGGAGCCCGGCATCGCAACGCTCCCAGGAGTTGCCAGCATCGGCGCTGCGATAGACCGCTGGTCGGCCATCGACACTGGTTCGGGGCCAGACAGTCGTGCCGTCCATGGGCACCACCCAGCAGATGTCCGGCTGGCGGGGATGGACTGCGATGGGGAAGCCAATGTCGCCGATGTCCCTGGGCATGAAATCGCCGATCCGGACCCAGGTGGTGTCGGGACGGTCGAGGCGGTAGATGCCGCAGTGATTCTGCTGATACAGGCGGTCGGGCTGGACCTGTGACTGAATCACGCAATGGGGGTCGTGACCATACTCCGGCGGCGGGGGTGGCGCGAAGTCCATGGCGACGCCCTTGTTCAGCGGTGCCCAGTCACCTCCGGCATCGGTGCTTTCGAACGTCCCGCCGACCGAGACCGAGAGATACATGCGCTGGGGGTCCGTCGGGTCGATCAGGATGGAGTGCACCGTCTGACCGCCGGGCGACGCGCCGTTCTCCATCCAGCTGGCGTAGAGGGGGTGGTCGTTCCAGCCCGCGACCGCCTCCCAGGTGTCTCCGTTGTCGGTACTGCGGAACAGCCCGGCGGGGGATGTCCCGGCGTACCAGACTCCCGGCTGAGAAGCATGGCCAGGAGTCAGCCAGAACACCGTATCTACCGCCCGGGTTTCCCCTTCCCGCTCCGGAAAACTGGGCGGCCGGGTCGCTTCCTGCCAGGTGGCCCCGCCATCCAGCGAGCGATACACCGTCGGACCGAGGTGACCAGTCTTCGCCGCGGCCAGAATCACCTGCCGGGCAGGATCCCGGGGGTCAGCCACGACATGATTAATGATGTGACCGAAATGCTGCGGATCAGCGAGGATCCACTGATTGCGTGCGGCATCGCTCGTGAGCGAGTAAGCCCCTTTTTGGGTCGCGACCAGTAAGCGCACCGGACCGGAGGTGGTGGCGGTAGGCATCAATCGGGTGCTCCTTCAATAGCGTAAGTGAGACCGCTGTCGGGTGAGGTCACGGGGCTGGCGGGCGGACATCATACTCCCC
This window contains:
- the znuC gene encoding Zinc import ATP-binding protein ZnuC, producing MMMTTGMGMGMGIPTASPGAVKAALVAESVPVAFLVEAAGTVCGYGRRVVTAPMNFTLALGGRLVIVGPNGAGKSTLLRALLGQADILAGSLLLRPGLRVALVPQMEPPNPALPTTLGEALRIAATNPVSQAMLPQVTQQLGLDAWLSVQLRHASGGQRQRLWLARALMQQPDLLLLDEPTSGLDAAAREELVQALLALPRTVGVLLVTHDPTLPQLLGAETLTLVPALPEHQA
- the znuB gene encoding High-affinity zinc uptake system membrane protein ZnuB, coding for MTSLQLLLDPGYRLPLLLGGVVVVALSQLAILLVGSRLLLTGIALAQAGSVGAACGLFIPLPPTFLAMSSTTLAAGFVAVLRQTETAAETGLLLLYLGCGVVAQLLAAMSGSGDSQTLELLNGQLLLATGTDVLLVLLALLLLGGSLWPVRQGLLLLLTQPDFAHASGLPVRSLELRMLLAIGLVTGAAFSVLGVLCTTAALTCPGLIALRLAPSLRQSPGIAALAGLVAYLLGVILAFGLDWPTGPAIGGALVLLTLGAFGGSFIRRP
- the epsF_1 gene encoding Type II secretion system protein F; the encoded protein is MPKFQFVVRDASGKTLTGNLAMNNREELVSRLKEQGYYISKITEVKEGSILTNIDTAFARLTPIKLKDLSVLMRLLSVMINAGLPILRSLKIVEKQTENLRLVEVVQSVRDHVEEGHSLSFAMGKHPTVFSTLITAMVKAGEESGSLDIVLERIAKDLEREIEIRANIQAGVRYPVIVMCAAALIVALVLYFVVPQFQEIFEDMDAKMPVPTMMLVAASEIVRNSAIWVLVGIGIIVAAVKMGRKIPVIERLMDAAILKLPVIGMLLRKIALARFSRTLAILLNSGVPILRALSVVEQTVGNSVIAVAVAGAKEAIREGERIAPPLEETGEFPPMVVDMIAVGEETGALDTMLAKVSDFYDREVDYTIDAFTTLIEPMLICFLGIVIGFIVVALYMPMFSIIQTLGDSAAGGSGNEGVGD
- the cysO gene encoding Sulfur carrier protein CysO, with product MRVCLSSHLRDYTAQRAEVEATGETLGAVLADLDRQYPGLRFRIVDERQQVRPHINIYLRGSRVRDLQAPVGSDDEIHLLAALSGG